The Thermococcus alcaliphilus sequence CATATCCTCAAGCTCTTATCTGGTGCCCAACTCGAAGTCCGTAAGTAGAGCTCCCTTCCACTGTGCTTCAGCTCTGAGGGAAGGCACAGTTCCGAGTTGAGCTCGTCTATAACCTCTAATAATCCCTCAACACTCATTCTGTAGCCTGCAATGTCCCTATAGCCAATGAACTCTATATCGGTGCCGTATAGAAGAATGTTGTCCTTGTCCTCTATCCAGCTCGCCACTTTCTTAGGATTCATAAGAGGAAGCCTTCCGATGCCGAGCATTACAGCCGTGTTCACGGCCACCCAAACGGGTACGGCTTCGATGTCTTTGACTGCCTTTAGCGTTACCTTACCTTCAAAAACGAGCTTTATCGCCTTCCTAAGCTCCCTGAGACCAAGGAGATAGCTGATGTACCTAAAGCGCTTTTCCCTTTGGGCCTTTATAAGGTGTGGATAGAGCGGTTTAATTGGCTTTATCGCCGAGTTGAGATGAGCTGAGAAAAGCATCGCCTCCCCGTCGGCGAATAGATACTCATAACCGTTGTCCTTCAGTATGGCAGGGATTATCGGGTCATAGGCGAGCTCTGGCAGCCAGAATCCCTTTGGAGAAACCTCGAAG is a genomic window containing:
- a CDS encoding hydrolase gives rise to the protein MRALVFHGNLQYAEIPKSEIPKVIEKAYIPVIETLIKEEIPFGLNITGYTLKFLPKDIIDLVKGGIASDLIEIIGTSYTHAILPLLPLSRVEAQVQRDREVKEELFEVSPKGFWLPELAYDPIIPAILKDNGYEYLFADGEAMLFSAHLNSAIKPIKPLYPHLIKAQREKRFRYISYLLGLRELRKAIKLVFEGKVTLKAVKDIEAVPVWVAVNTAVMLGIGRLPLMNPKKVASWIEDKDNILLYGTDIEFIGYRDIAGYRMSVEGLLEVIDELNSELCLPSELKHSGRELYLRTSSWAPDKSLRIWREDEGNARLNMLSYNMRGELAFLAENSDARGWEPLPERRLDAFRAIYNDWRGENGEP